A window of the Vicia villosa cultivar HV-30 ecotype Madison, WI unplaced genomic scaffold, Vvil1.0 ctg.000761F_1_1_3, whole genome shotgun sequence genome harbors these coding sequences:
- the LOC131631065 gene encoding zinc finger protein ZAT18-like: protein MKRVRNNETSEVDMGGAFKCKTCSKEFLSFQALGGHRASHNKLKLIGRNQKKLHVCSICGLQFATGQALGGHMRKHRTGPGPVHDYDQDEAMANSPKRFHFFLDLNLTPYENDLKLLNFFFFEALSTFT from the coding sequence ATGAAGAGAGTAAGAAACAATGAAACTAGTGAGGTAGACATGGGTGGTGCTTTCAAGTGCAAGACATGTAGTAAAGAATTCCTTTCATTTCAAGCTCTTGGTGGACATAGGGCTAGCCACAATAAGCTTAAGCTAATTGGCAGAAACCAGAAGAAGTTGCATGTATGTTCTATTTGTGGGCTTCAATTTGCAACTGGACAAGCACTTGGAGGGCACATGAGAAAGCATAGAACAGGTCCAGGTCCAGTTCATGATTATGATCAAGATGAGGCCATGGCTAATAGTCCTAAAAGATTTCATTTCTTCTTGGATTTGAACTTGACACCCTATGAGAATGATCTAAAGTTGcttaacttcttcttttttgaggCATTAAGTACCTTCACTTAA
- the LOC131631064 gene encoding uncharacterized protein LOC131631064 produces MPSKVKVFAWRMLKDRIPTRMQLLHRNIIEVNEDCCCVLGCSAIEDVQHLFLDCGKMRTVWINIYRWLGIHVDFTVDCGNHLLQFVDNLKRFCPVKRAASLWAAVCWCAWKHRNAILFENAMEDLEDLVHKVKMYSWWWMAIGCRKMVVCSFYDWPCNVGLISCKKLGLSLVVYSTEQL; encoded by the exons ATGCCATCGAAGGTCAAGGTCTTTGCGTGGAGGATGCTTAAAGATAGAATTCCGACTCGTATGCAACTTCTACATAGAAACATCATAGAAGTCAATGAAGATTGTTGCTGTGTGCTAGGCTGTTCAGCAATAGAAGACGTCCAACACCTCTTTTTGGATTGCGGTAAAATGAGGACAGTATGGATAAACATCTACCGGTGGTTGGGAATTCATGTGGATTTTACCGTGGACTGTGGGAACCATCTTTTGCAGTTTGTGGATAACCTGAAACGGTTCTGTCCGGTGAAGAGAGCGGCCTCACTTTGGGCTGCAGTTTGTTGGTGTGCATGGAAACATAGGAATGCAATCTTATTTGAAAATGCAATGGAAGACTTGGAGGATCTTGTGCACAAAGTGAAGATGTACTCATGGTGGTGGATGGCAATAGGTTGTAGAAAAATGGTTGTATGTTCATTTTATGACTG GCCCTGTAATGTAGGTTTGATTTCATGTAAGAAGTTGGGTTTGAGTCTGGTGGTTTACTCCACAGAACAATTGTAA